One Ureaplasma urealyticum serovar 8 str. ATCC 27618 genomic window carries:
- a CDS encoding ABC transporter ATP-binding protein → MNQQSQTIKPVSKLHLIYYYFKDFKKSFIGLSIAIVLWLAATIAATFLLQETVDKYAVANGVVDTVVKMCGGLIGIYFLSFIFLLIMNEFAIRISFKIESHLSMMVINRIRYLPMKYFDVNKSGEIFTKTLSDPTSVQDGIVNFYIELNKTFFGALGFGIALLVTSPYIALIGIAIYTLVMLFNILIFKKSRQLMRKKRQDFGEMNGYIEEMIHGQNVVANFDEQAYFVKKLDNMIKNLYKNWVKAQYSSQIIFPWSIFSMRLMNAVLIVSYLLISIKGIHLPGIVSNIDPVTNMISFGGLVSISLFGNFFCDNFSQLSNAIPIFIIARTSLAKIDEIVKTPNEIDWDEKLVIDDSQGIEVRFENVNFNYSKNKPTLKNINFVAKKNQKIAIIGPTGAGKTTITNLINKFYDINSGHIYFNDVDITNKSRASVREHISIVLQDPFLFSESIYENIKKGKMNATKEEIVEAAKKAQAHELILSFEKDYGTVISEKQSLSQGQKQLITIARAIVSDAKIIILDEATSSVDTQTEHKLQLAINNLLKGRTSFVVAHRLSTIINSDLILVVKDGEIIAQGNHDYLIKNSSFYQDLYYTNFAE, encoded by the coding sequence TGTAAGTAAACTTCATTTAATTTATTATTATTTCAAAGATTTTAAAAAATCATTTATTGGTTTATCAATTGCTATTGTTCTTTGATTAGCAGCAACTATTGCTGCAACCTTTTTATTACAAGAAACTGTTGATAAGTACGCTGTTGCTAATGGTGTTGTTGATACAGTAGTTAAAATGTGTGGTGGATTAATAGGAATTTATTTCTTGTCATTTATTTTCTTATTAATTATGAATGAATTTGCCATTCGTATATCTTTTAAAATTGAATCACATTTATCAATGATGGTAATTAATCGCATTCGTTACTTGCCAATGAAATATTTTGATGTTAATAAAAGTGGTGAAATTTTTACTAAAACATTAAGCGATCCAACAAGTGTTCAAGATGGAATTGTTAATTTTTATATTGAATTAAATAAAACTTTTTTTGGTGCTCTTGGCTTTGGAATTGCTTTATTAGTAACAAGTCCTTATATCGCTTTAATTGGTATTGCTATTTACACTTTAGTAATGTTATTTAATATTTTAATCTTTAAAAAATCACGTCAATTAATGCGTAAAAAACGTCAAGACTTTGGTGAAATGAATGGTTATATTGAAGAAATGATTCATGGTCAAAATGTTGTTGCTAATTTTGATGAACAAGCTTACTTTGTTAAAAAATTAGATAACATGATTAAAAATTTATATAAAAATTGAGTTAAAGCTCAATATAGTTCACAAATTATTTTTCCATGAAGTATTTTTTCAATGCGATTAATGAACGCTGTTTTAATCGTATCTTATTTATTAATTTCTATTAAAGGAATTCATTTACCAGGAATTGTAAGTAATATTGATCCAGTAACAAACATGATTTCTTTTGGAGGATTAGTAAGTATTTCATTATTTGGTAATTTCTTCTGTGATAACTTTAGTCAATTGTCAAACGCTATTCCTATCTTCATTATTGCAAGAACATCACTTGCTAAAATTGATGAAATTGTTAAAACACCAAACGAAATTGATTGAGATGAAAAATTAGTAATTGATGATTCACAAGGTATTGAGGTGCGTTTTGAAAATGTTAACTTTAATTATTCAAAAAATAAACCTACTTTAAAAAATATTAACTTTGTTGCTAAGAAAAACCAAAAAATTGCTATTATCGGACCAACAGGTGCTGGAAAAACAACAATTACAAACTTAATCAACAAATTCTATGATATTAATAGTGGTCATATCTATTTTAATGATGTAGATATTACAAATAAATCACGAGCAAGTGTTCGTGAGCATATTTCGATTGTTTTACAAGATCCTTTCTTATTTAGTGAAAGTATTTATGAAAACATTAAAAAAGGTAAAATGAATGCTACAAAAGAAGAGATTGTAGAAGCTGCTAAAAAAGCGCAAGCCCATGAATTAATTCTTTCATTTGAAAAAGATTATGGCACAGTTATTAGTGAAAAACAAAGTTTATCACAAGGTCAAAAACAATTAATAACAATTGCACGTGCAATTGTTTCTGATGCTAAAATCATTATTTTAGATGAAGCTACAAGTTCAGTTGATACTCAAACTGAACATAAATTACAATTAGCAATTAATAACTTATTAAAAGGTCGAACCTCATTTGTTGTTGCTCATAGATTATCAACAATTATTAATTCTGATTTAATTCTTGTAGTTAAAGATGGCGAAATTATTGCCCAAGGTAATCATGATTATTTAATTAAAAATTCTTCTTTCTACCAAGATCTTTACTATACAAATTTTGCTGAGTAG